The Fusobacterium polymorphum genome segment AACATCTGCAACAAGAGATTCCACTAATAGAGATTATTTTATTAAAAAAGTTTTTGATGAAACTAAAATAAAAATTAATTGTATCAGTGGAGATAAAGAAGCCTATATAAATTTCAAGGGAGTTATAAGTTCTTTTGATAGAGATTTTAAAGAAAATATTCTAGTTTTTGATATAGGTGGAGGTTCAACAGAATTTACCCTTGGTAATATGAAAGGTATAGAAAAGAAAATAAGTTTAAATATAGGTTCTGTTAGAATAACTGAAAAGTTCTTTTTAAATAATGAAGTATATGATTATTCAGTAGAAAACAGAATTAAAGCAAAAGAATGGGTAAAAGAAAACTTAAATGAACTTGAAGATTTTAAAAAATTAAACTTTACTTTAATTGGTGTGGCAGGAACGACCACAACACAAGTCAGCGTTAGGGAAAAAATGGAAGTATATGATAGTGAAAAAATACATCTTAGCAACTTGACAAGTAAAGAAATTAATGATAACTTAAATTTATTTATAAAATATATAAACAATGAAGAGATAAAAGGTTTAGACCCAAAGAGAAAAGATGTTATAATTGGGGGAACTATTATATTAAAAGAAATATTAGAGTATTTTGAAAAAGATTTTGTAATAGTTTCTGAAAATGACAATCTTATGGGGGCTATATTAGAAGGAGTAGAAAAGAAATGATAGATGTGATAGACAATATATCAGCATATTTTGATGATGATATGGTAAATATAATTTATAAGGATTTAAAATCAAATGGACTTTCAGATGAGGAAGTTGAAAAATTATTAAAAGAAAAACATAGAGATTTACCTATGATAGAAATTAATATATTTCAATTAAATAACTATAAATTAGGAAGTATAGGTTTTACTTCAAGAGAATTAGAAAATTTAAAAATAGATTTTGTTGAAGAAAAGTTATTATCTAATGATTATAATGGAGATAATCCTACTAATAAGATAGTTTATTTAAAAGTATTCTTTGATAAAGAAAGCAAAAAAATTTTAGGTTGTCAAATTGCAAATGAAAGAAATATTGAAGCAAGACTTAATGCAATAAAAAATACAATTGAAAAGTGTGGAGATTTAAAAGATTTAGTAAAATATAAAGTAAATCCTACTGATAATGAATGGAACCCAGATATTCTAAATATTTTAGCATTAACTGCACTAGGTAAAAATAAAGAAAATTCTGATGATGTTGAAGCTAATAATATTGAAAATTTATTAAAAAATAAAGAATTTTTATTAGATGTTAGAGAAGAATATGAGTATCAAGAAGGACATGTAAAAGGAGCAGTTAATTTACCTCTTAGAGAAATTTTAGAAAAAAAAGATAGTTTACCAAAAGATAAAGATATTTATGTATATTGTAGAAGTGGGCATAGAAGTGCTGATGCGGTTAATTTTTTAAAAAGTCTTGGTTTTGAAAAGGTTCATAATATTGAAGGGGGCTTTATAGATATTTCTTTTAATGAGTATCATAAAGATAAGGGAAATTTAGAGAATAGTGTAGTTACAAATTATAATTTTGATTAGGGAGAAAAAAATGAAGTTAGTAGTTTCTGATTTAGATGGAACTCTTTTAAATGATGACAGTGAAGTAAGCAATGAAACGATAGAAATGATAAAAAGATTAAAAGAAAATGGTATAGAATTCGCTATTGCAACAGGTAGAAGTTTTAATTCTGCCAATAAGATTAGAAAAAAAATAGGTTTAGAAATCTATTTAATATGTAACAATGGTGCAAATATATATAATAAAAATGGCAAGATGATTAAAAATAATATTATGCCAGCTAATTTAATTAGAAAGGTTATAAAATTTTTAACAGAGAATAATATAGGATATTTTGCTTTTGATGGAAGTGGAATAAATTTTTATGTTCCAGCAAATATGGAAATAGATGCTGAACTCTTAAAGGAACATATTCCACATTATATTAAAAATTCAGAAGATATTGAAAATCTTCCTGCCTTAGAAAAAATTTTAATTATTGAGGAAGATACTGAAAAAATATATGAAATAAAAGATTTAATACATAAAAATTTTAATGATGAATTAGAAATAGTTATCTCTGCTGATGATTGCTTAGACTTAAATATAAAAGGTTGTAGCAAAAGAGGTGGAGTGGAATATATTTCACAAGAATTAAAAATAAATCCAAAGGAAATTATGGCTTTTGGAGATAGTGGAAATGACTATAAAATGTTAAAATTTGTTGGTCATCCTGTTGCAATGAAAGATAGCTTTATGGCTAAAAGAGATTTTGAAAATAAAACTGATTTTACAAATGATGAGAGTGGAGTGGCTAAATATTTACAAAAATATTTTAACTTATAAAAATCTTAACCAAATTTTAATAAATATACAATAAAATATAAAAAAGGAATATGATAATGGAAAATATAATTACAAATAACGAAATAAATGAAATAGTTTTTTTTAATAAAAAAGAAAAGATTGAAGAAAGTTTAAGAACTACATATAGAAAAAAAATATGGAAAAATTTTGTTAAAGCAGTAAAAGATTTTGATTTAATAAAAGATGGAGATAAAATAGCAGTAGGAGTATCAGGTGGAAAAGACAGTTTACTACTTTGTAAATTGTTTCAAGAATTAAAAAAAGATAGAAGCAAAAATTTTGAAGTAAAGTTTATTTCAATGAATCCTGGTTTTGAAGCTATTGATGTTGATAAATTCAAAGAAAATTTAATAGAAATGGGAATAGATTGTGAATTATTTGATGCTAATGTTTGGCAGATAGCATTTGAAGAATCACCAGAAAGTCCTTGTTTTCTATGTGCTAAAATGAGAAGAGGAGTTTTGTATAAAAAGGTTGAAGAGTTAGGTTTTAATAAATTAGCTCTAGGACATCATTTTGATGATATTGTTGAAACTACTATGATAAATATGTTTTTTGCAGGAACAGTAAAAACAATGTTACCAAAAGTTCCATCTACTTCTGGAAAGATGGATATAATAAGACCTCTTGCTTATGTTAGAGAAAAAGATATAATAAATTTTATGAAATACAATGATATTCAAGCTATGAGTTGCGGTTGTCCTATAGAATCTGGAAAAGTGGATTCAAAAAGAAAAGAAATCAAATTTTTATTACAAGAATTAGAAACTAAAAATCCTAACATAAAACAAAGTATATTTAATGCAATGAAAAATATTAATTTAGATTATGTGTTAGGATATACAAGTGGAAATAAAACAAAAGAATAGGAGGCATTATGAATTTCTATTTGAAATTATTAATAAAAA includes the following:
- a CDS encoding rhodanese-like domain-containing protein, which codes for MIDVIDNISAYFDDDMVNIIYKDLKSNGLSDEEVEKLLKEKHRDLPMIEINIFQLNNYKLGSIGFTSRELENLKIDFVEEKLLSNDYNGDNPTNKIVYLKVFFDKESKKILGCQIANERNIEARLNAIKNTIEKCGDLKDLVKYKVNPTDNEWNPDILNILALTALGKNKENSDDVEANNIENLLKNKEFLLDVREEYEYQEGHVKGAVNLPLREILEKKDSLPKDKDIYVYCRSGHRSADAVNFLKSLGFEKVHNIEGGFIDISFNEYHKDKGNLENSVVTNYNFD
- a CDS encoding Cof-type HAD-IIB family hydrolase, translated to MKLVVSDLDGTLLNDDSEVSNETIEMIKRLKENGIEFAIATGRSFNSANKIRKKIGLEIYLICNNGANIYNKNGKMIKNNIMPANLIRKVIKFLTENNIGYFAFDGSGINFYVPANMEIDAELLKEHIPHYIKNSEDIENLPALEKILIIEEDTEKIYEIKDLIHKNFNDELEIVISADDCLDLNIKGCSKRGGVEYISQELKINPKEIMAFGDSGNDYKMLKFVGHPVAMKDSFMAKRDFENKTDFTNDESGVAKYLQKYFNL
- a CDS encoding tRNA lysidine(34) synthetase; this encodes MENIITNNEINEIVFFNKKEKIEESLRTTYRKKIWKNFVKAVKDFDLIKDGDKIAVGVSGGKDSLLLCKLFQELKKDRSKNFEVKFISMNPGFEAIDVDKFKENLIEMGIDCELFDANVWQIAFEESPESPCFLCAKMRRGVLYKKVEELGFNKLALGHHFDDIVETTMINMFFAGTVKTMLPKVPSTSGKMDIIRPLAYVREKDIINFMKYNDIQAMSCGCPIESGKVDSKRKEIKFLLQELETKNPNIKQSIFNAMKNINLDYVLGYTSGNKTKE